A genomic window from Cyprinus carpio isolate SPL01 chromosome B9, ASM1834038v1, whole genome shotgun sequence includes:
- the LOC109095964 gene encoding uncharacterized protein LOC109095964 isoform X2: MSSEYTCSAQYDTDDTFRSTERAGYVNGGRASVASSAAFEVIGGSLYRRKLEKGFVQYREVLAEDKRLQAIATFHEKGPGMYFQVRDYVFGCEECQRSQSERSVCSDVGLISRIVESHSHQVLSKLNSQREAGLFCDITLKTGGGQSFVAHKAVLAAVSEYFQELFTEMDSGTDPQSHVDLTGFSEQSLLALLEFSYTSTLNLNLDILTEVCAMARHLRMWPALEACSAIKRERETCQLRSRMHSSAVEPNNSMAGLFRRDHSSTSGGKVGLKRRREDEEGEGSGSSWNIQAQHREHIVDKLTDESETETSNPQLQCQVPSSFQVEGNGFPCSPNRRMKLMDFKSPSCKKKSSSRPTSSIISTSPCTSTRSSSPSRRLLRSSPGAALALRRLLPKIDLSTKRKRKSSSYRSYKPQCEFSVTPFQSQANSLTRVTSLKVKDEDVEEEVSNTVPQDEVHSPRAQEKYRLLSFLGLQRKSLVPGPEELSGWGQKKRLRKLKVSDYSLTARRKPRAQDVPLSFGTSLGVLATVNPTLSLCDMSRMDLLNRPVKVELWNQERSKRKRHDPAGQAGQPIARVTRSRSLLQTESSATDRPLRRHHRNEDKAPSHPARKGRVPAHNASSPSKSTMLRIKQESSESAILQPIHRRNTAYNPQGTSPKSTGRRGRPPADRTVRVATTKLQHTKRHKPGRPQKDKPKSSKQIESKTKCNHATGMPHAKQSRTERGTQVKENRKIKERGNRKESPEVPYAIVNWDTSNHQQLHSHPLYKTIKEEPADPLPLTQPFPISDSSDLGKRQSKPPIKLLDQGFLFGFCRSPSGIKREEESVDIYLTHGNSSHCDSSPGMVRRDRVRARIMPDRTGLNGPHWAGLGNRHSPFSQRTAVRVKAERDETGMSQGSQVNQVSRHPQVSKRSCKVKKEPTKTKNVNKLLPLSSQRSVLLESIRRARLKQQKGPHGQASGGPHACLQCRASYRDCDALIMHRIRHIEGKHWPCPLCSKTFFRQRNVRNHIRTHNPKIYKCRQCIAAQ; encoded by the exons GAATGTATTTTCAAGTCAGAGACTATGTCTTTGGCTGTGAGGAATGTCAACGCAGTCAGTCTGAGAGATCAGTG TGTTCTGATGTGGGACTTATCTCCAGGATTGTGGAATCACATAGTCATCAAGTCTTAAGTAAGCTCAATAGCCAACGGGAAGCAGGGCTCTTCTGTGATatcacactgaaaactggaggTGGCCAGTCTTTCGTTGCCCACAAAGCAGTCCTTGCAGCGGTGAGCGAGTACTTCCAGGAGTTATTTACTGAAATGGACTCAGGCACTGATCCCCAGTCACATGTTGACCTCACAG GTTTCAGTGAGCAAAGTTTGCTTGCTTTACTTGAGTTCTCATACACTTCCACCCTCAATCTGAATTTGGACATCTTGACAGAGGTTTGTGCCATGGCCCGCCATTTACGCATGTGGCCTGCCCTTGAGGCCTGCTCTGCTATCAAAAGGGAGCGAGAGACTTGTCAGTTACGTTCCAGAATGCACAGTTCTGCTGTGGAACCAAATAATTCAATGGCTGGACTTTTCAGGAGGGACCACTCCTCAACTTCAGGAGGGAAAGTGGGACTCAAGAGGAGAAGAGAGGATGAGGAAGGAGAAGGCTCTGGGTCTTCCTGGAACATCCAAGCACAGCACAGAGAGCACATTGTTGATAAGCTCACAGATGAATCTGAAACAGAAACCTCAAACCCTCAGTTGCAATGCCAAGTCCCCTCCAGTTTTCAGGTGGAGGGAAATGGCTTTCCATGCAGCCCAAATCGCAGAATGAAGCTCATGGACTTCAAATCTCCATCCTGCAAGAAAAAATCGTCCTCCCGCCCCACCTCTTCAATCATATCAACATCTCCTTGCACCTCTACTCGTTCTTCCTCTCCATCACGCCGTCTGCTTCGTTCTTCACCTGGCGCTGCACTTGCTTTGCGCAGACTCCTGCCCAAAATTGACCTTTCCACCAAGAGAAAGAGGAAGTCCTCTTCCTACCGGTCATACAAGCCCCAGTGTGAATTCTCAGTGACTCCCTTCCAATCTCAGGCAAATTCTTTGACCCGTGTTACCTCATTAAAGGTAAAGGACGAGGATGTGGAGGAGGAGGTATCTAACACAGTCCCTCAGGATGAGGTGCACAGCCCACGTGCTCAGGAGAAATACCGTCTTCTTAGCTTCCTTGGCTTGCAGAGGAAATCCCTGGTGCCTGGTCCAGAGGAGCTGTCTGGCTGGGGGCAGAAAAAACGACTTAGGAAGTTAAAAGTCAGTGATTATTCACTAACAGCCCGACGTAAACCTCGTGCACAGGACGTCCCGTTGAGTTTCGGAACTAGTTTAGGGGTGCTTGCCACCGTTAATCCTACTCTGTCCCTCTGTGACATGAGCAGAATGGACTTGCTGAACAGACCAGTGAAAGTAGAACTTTGGAACCAAGAAAGGTCCAAAAGGAAAAGACATGATCCTGCAGGGCAAGCTGGGCAGCCAATTGCAAGAGTTACTCGTAGTAGGTCATTGCTGCAGACAGAGTCCAGTGCAACAGATCGACCGCTCAGACGCCACCACAGAAATGAAGATAAAGCACCTTCCCACCCTGCACGAAAAGGTAGAGTACCAGCACACAATGCCTCTTCCCCGTCAAAAAGCACTATGCTCAGGATAAAACAGGAATCTTCAGAAAGTGCCATCCTGCAACCTATTCATCGTCGTAATACTGCCTATAACCCCCAGGGAACTTCTCCTAAATCAACAGGACGTAGGGGTCGCCCACCAGCAGATCGCACAGTAAGGGTAGCCACAACAAAGTTGCAGCACACAAAGCGGCACAAACCTGGGCGCCCCCAAAAAGACAAACCTAAGAGCTCAAAACAAatagaaagcaaaacaaaatgcaacCATGCTACAGGAATGCCACATGCAAAGCAGAGCAGAACTGAAAGAGGAACACAGGTAAAGGAGAACAGAAAAATTAAGGAACGCGGCAACAGAAAAGAGAGTCCTGAAGTTCCATATGCCATTGTGAACTGGGATACTTCCAACCATCAGCAACTTCACAGCCATCCCCTTTACAAAACTATAAAGGAAGAGCCAGCTGACCCCTTGCCCCTTACCCAGCCATTTCCAATCAGTGACTCCTCTGACCTGGGCAAGCGTCAGAGCAAACCACCCATCAAACTGTTAGATCAAGGCTTTCTTTTCGGCTTCTGTCGGTCACCAAGTGGCATTAAACGGGAGGAGGAGAGCGTGGACATCTACCTAACTCATGGAAATAGTTCCCATTGTGATTCATCTCCTGGCATGGTGAGAAGAGATCGGGTGAGGGCCAGGATTATGCCAGACCGGACGGGTCTAAATGGGCCTCACTGGGCTGGACTTGGCAACAGGCACTCCCCTTTTTCCCAAAGGACTGCTGTCCGAGTGAAGGCCGAGAGGGATGAAACAGGAATGTCCCAAGGGTCACAGGTTAACCAAGTTTCTAGACACCCCCAGGTCAGCAAGAGAAGCTGTAAAGTCAAGAAAGAACCTACAAAGACAAAG aATGTAAATAAGCTGCTTCCTCTGAGCAGTCAGCGTTCCGTCCTACTGGAATCCATCCGACGGGCACGTCTGAAACAACAGAAGGGTCCTCACGGTCAGGCCTCCGGTGGACCACATGCTTGCCTGCAGTGCAGAGCCTCCTATAGGGACTGTGATGCTCTTATTATGCACCGGATCAGGCACATTGAAGGCAAACACTGGCCCTGCCCG TTGTGCAGCAAAACTTTCTTCAGACAGAGAAATGTGAGGAATCACATAAGGACACATAATCCCAAGATCTACAAATGCCGCCAGTGCATCGCTGCTCAGTGA
- the LOC109095964 gene encoding uncharacterized protein LOC109095964 isoform X1, whose product MSSEYTCSAQYDTDDTFRSTERAGYVNGGRASVASSAAFEVIGGSLYRRKLEKGFVQYREVLAEDKRLQAIATFHEKGPGKSHHTLEDTYRLVAEHYWWEGMYFQVRDYVFGCEECQRSQSERSVCSDVGLISRIVESHSHQVLSKLNSQREAGLFCDITLKTGGGQSFVAHKAVLAAVSEYFQELFTEMDSGTDPQSHVDLTGFSEQSLLALLEFSYTSTLNLNLDILTEVCAMARHLRMWPALEACSAIKRERETCQLRSRMHSSAVEPNNSMAGLFRRDHSSTSGGKVGLKRRREDEEGEGSGSSWNIQAQHREHIVDKLTDESETETSNPQLQCQVPSSFQVEGNGFPCSPNRRMKLMDFKSPSCKKKSSSRPTSSIISTSPCTSTRSSSPSRRLLRSSPGAALALRRLLPKIDLSTKRKRKSSSYRSYKPQCEFSVTPFQSQANSLTRVTSLKVKDEDVEEEVSNTVPQDEVHSPRAQEKYRLLSFLGLQRKSLVPGPEELSGWGQKKRLRKLKVSDYSLTARRKPRAQDVPLSFGTSLGVLATVNPTLSLCDMSRMDLLNRPVKVELWNQERSKRKRHDPAGQAGQPIARVTRSRSLLQTESSATDRPLRRHHRNEDKAPSHPARKGRVPAHNASSPSKSTMLRIKQESSESAILQPIHRRNTAYNPQGTSPKSTGRRGRPPADRTVRVATTKLQHTKRHKPGRPQKDKPKSSKQIESKTKCNHATGMPHAKQSRTERGTQVKENRKIKERGNRKESPEVPYAIVNWDTSNHQQLHSHPLYKTIKEEPADPLPLTQPFPISDSSDLGKRQSKPPIKLLDQGFLFGFCRSPSGIKREEESVDIYLTHGNSSHCDSSPGMVRRDRVRARIMPDRTGLNGPHWAGLGNRHSPFSQRTAVRVKAERDETGMSQGSQVNQVSRHPQVSKRSCKVKKEPTKTKNVNKLLPLSSQRSVLLESIRRARLKQQKGPHGQASGGPHACLQCRASYRDCDALIMHRIRHIEGKHWPCPLCSKTFFRQRNVRNHIRTHNPKIYKCRQCIAAQ is encoded by the exons GAATGTATTTTCAAGTCAGAGACTATGTCTTTGGCTGTGAGGAATGTCAACGCAGTCAGTCTGAGAGATCAGTG TGTTCTGATGTGGGACTTATCTCCAGGATTGTGGAATCACATAGTCATCAAGTCTTAAGTAAGCTCAATAGCCAACGGGAAGCAGGGCTCTTCTGTGATatcacactgaaaactggaggTGGCCAGTCTTTCGTTGCCCACAAAGCAGTCCTTGCAGCGGTGAGCGAGTACTTCCAGGAGTTATTTACTGAAATGGACTCAGGCACTGATCCCCAGTCACATGTTGACCTCACAG GTTTCAGTGAGCAAAGTTTGCTTGCTTTACTTGAGTTCTCATACACTTCCACCCTCAATCTGAATTTGGACATCTTGACAGAGGTTTGTGCCATGGCCCGCCATTTACGCATGTGGCCTGCCCTTGAGGCCTGCTCTGCTATCAAAAGGGAGCGAGAGACTTGTCAGTTACGTTCCAGAATGCACAGTTCTGCTGTGGAACCAAATAATTCAATGGCTGGACTTTTCAGGAGGGACCACTCCTCAACTTCAGGAGGGAAAGTGGGACTCAAGAGGAGAAGAGAGGATGAGGAAGGAGAAGGCTCTGGGTCTTCCTGGAACATCCAAGCACAGCACAGAGAGCACATTGTTGATAAGCTCACAGATGAATCTGAAACAGAAACCTCAAACCCTCAGTTGCAATGCCAAGTCCCCTCCAGTTTTCAGGTGGAGGGAAATGGCTTTCCATGCAGCCCAAATCGCAGAATGAAGCTCATGGACTTCAAATCTCCATCCTGCAAGAAAAAATCGTCCTCCCGCCCCACCTCTTCAATCATATCAACATCTCCTTGCACCTCTACTCGTTCTTCCTCTCCATCACGCCGTCTGCTTCGTTCTTCACCTGGCGCTGCACTTGCTTTGCGCAGACTCCTGCCCAAAATTGACCTTTCCACCAAGAGAAAGAGGAAGTCCTCTTCCTACCGGTCATACAAGCCCCAGTGTGAATTCTCAGTGACTCCCTTCCAATCTCAGGCAAATTCTTTGACCCGTGTTACCTCATTAAAGGTAAAGGACGAGGATGTGGAGGAGGAGGTATCTAACACAGTCCCTCAGGATGAGGTGCACAGCCCACGTGCTCAGGAGAAATACCGTCTTCTTAGCTTCCTTGGCTTGCAGAGGAAATCCCTGGTGCCTGGTCCAGAGGAGCTGTCTGGCTGGGGGCAGAAAAAACGACTTAGGAAGTTAAAAGTCAGTGATTATTCACTAACAGCCCGACGTAAACCTCGTGCACAGGACGTCCCGTTGAGTTTCGGAACTAGTTTAGGGGTGCTTGCCACCGTTAATCCTACTCTGTCCCTCTGTGACATGAGCAGAATGGACTTGCTGAACAGACCAGTGAAAGTAGAACTTTGGAACCAAGAAAGGTCCAAAAGGAAAAGACATGATCCTGCAGGGCAAGCTGGGCAGCCAATTGCAAGAGTTACTCGTAGTAGGTCATTGCTGCAGACAGAGTCCAGTGCAACAGATCGACCGCTCAGACGCCACCACAGAAATGAAGATAAAGCACCTTCCCACCCTGCACGAAAAGGTAGAGTACCAGCACACAATGCCTCTTCCCCGTCAAAAAGCACTATGCTCAGGATAAAACAGGAATCTTCAGAAAGTGCCATCCTGCAACCTATTCATCGTCGTAATACTGCCTATAACCCCCAGGGAACTTCTCCTAAATCAACAGGACGTAGGGGTCGCCCACCAGCAGATCGCACAGTAAGGGTAGCCACAACAAAGTTGCAGCACACAAAGCGGCACAAACCTGGGCGCCCCCAAAAAGACAAACCTAAGAGCTCAAAACAAatagaaagcaaaacaaaatgcaacCATGCTACAGGAATGCCACATGCAAAGCAGAGCAGAACTGAAAGAGGAACACAGGTAAAGGAGAACAGAAAAATTAAGGAACGCGGCAACAGAAAAGAGAGTCCTGAAGTTCCATATGCCATTGTGAACTGGGATACTTCCAACCATCAGCAACTTCACAGCCATCCCCTTTACAAAACTATAAAGGAAGAGCCAGCTGACCCCTTGCCCCTTACCCAGCCATTTCCAATCAGTGACTCCTCTGACCTGGGCAAGCGTCAGAGCAAACCACCCATCAAACTGTTAGATCAAGGCTTTCTTTTCGGCTTCTGTCGGTCACCAAGTGGCATTAAACGGGAGGAGGAGAGCGTGGACATCTACCTAACTCATGGAAATAGTTCCCATTGTGATTCATCTCCTGGCATGGTGAGAAGAGATCGGGTGAGGGCCAGGATTATGCCAGACCGGACGGGTCTAAATGGGCCTCACTGGGCTGGACTTGGCAACAGGCACTCCCCTTTTTCCCAAAGGACTGCTGTCCGAGTGAAGGCCGAGAGGGATGAAACAGGAATGTCCCAAGGGTCACAGGTTAACCAAGTTTCTAGACACCCCCAGGTCAGCAAGAGAAGCTGTAAAGTCAAGAAAGAACCTACAAAGACAAAG aATGTAAATAAGCTGCTTCCTCTGAGCAGTCAGCGTTCCGTCCTACTGGAATCCATCCGACGGGCACGTCTGAAACAACAGAAGGGTCCTCACGGTCAGGCCTCCGGTGGACCACATGCTTGCCTGCAGTGCAGAGCCTCCTATAGGGACTGTGATGCTCTTATTATGCACCGGATCAGGCACATTGAAGGCAAACACTGGCCCTGCCCG TTGTGCAGCAAAACTTTCTTCAGACAGAGAAATGTGAGGAATCACATAAGGACACATAATCCCAAGATCTACAAATGCCGCCAGTGCATCGCTGCTCAGTGA